A single genomic interval of Lathyrus oleraceus cultivar Zhongwan6 chromosome 7, CAAS_Psat_ZW6_1.0, whole genome shotgun sequence harbors:
- the LOC127100644 gene encoding peroxisome biogenesis protein 1 isoform X1, translated as MEFSVEAVGSIENCFVSLPLPLIQTLQSTSSSSLPPILALELRSSTHSPHSWFVAWSGATSSSPSSIQVSQQFSDCVSLPIHSPVQVKVASNVPHASSVSIEPDTEDDWEILELNSEQAEAQILNQVRIVHEGMRFPLRLNGHTVITFHVASVFPKNAVVQLMPGTEVDVAPKTRKRNSDSPGDSHVGSNSEEHTAKMLLRLQEPNDLCRTSTHVKGVELHVGLTPVAFVHPETAKRFSFNMLQLVSIVPRVLSKENVKNSRTKSNIMKAKGSSAVNQVENGDTDNKENRQAIVHLLISESVAKGHVMLAKSLRLYLRASLHSWVYLKACDVILEKNIPSISLSPCRFKLLRQESTVVKDGLDDFHGHRNHIDGKLHGKATSGVFLDTLNWSIHNEVVAALSDESSNKADEEVANQSQNQKGLQNLVRLWYIAQLEAITSITGVEVNSLVIGSKTLLHFELSCYKIGSDEKLQLTSSENIGKTVEMLFLLTFGEEDLHHGKLNAYEVSLGGKLNNINIEDLKLFERVKLGDPVSLRFMEDRASKDHISSNVSFLGWMEKTASDVINRMLVLLSSACGLWFGSCNLPLPGHVLIYGPPGSGKTILAMNVAKSLENREDILAHIISVSCSKLALEKVPIIRQELANHITEAINHAPSVVIFDDLDSIISTPDSEGSQPSMSVAGLTDFLADIMDEYGEKRRKSCGFGPIAFIATIQSLENMPQSLSSSGRFDFHIKLPAPAASERKAMLKHIIQRRHLQCNDDILLDVAVKCDGYDGYDLEILVDRTVHAAVRRFLPSNAIYEHEGPALVQEDFSLAMHDFLPVSMRDITKSVSDDGRSGWDDVGGLVDIRNAIKEMIELPSKFPKTFAQAPLRLRSNILLYGPPGCGKTHIVGAAAAASSLRFISVKGPELLNKYIGASEQAVRDIFSKAAAAAPCLLFFDEFDSIAPKRGHDNTGVTDRVVNQFLTELDGVEILAGVFVFAATSRPDLLDAALLRPGRLDRLLFCDFPSWHERLEILTVLSKKLPMAGDIDLATVANVTEGFSGADLQALLSDAQLAAVHDILDNINTSRSEKTPVITDALLKLTASNARPSVSEEEKRRLYSIYRQFLDSKRSVAAQSRDAKGKRATLA; from the exons ATGGAGTTCTCTGTTGAGGCGGTGGGAAGCATAGAGAACTGTTTCGTATCCCTCCCTTTACCTCTAATCCAAACTCTTCAATCCACATCTTCATCTTCACTCCCTCCAATTCTCGCTCTCGAGCTTCGTTCTTCTACTCACTCTCCTCACTCCTGGTTCGTCGCCTGGTCCGGAGCCACTTCCTCTTCTCCTTCATCCATACAAGTTTCTCAACAATTTTCCGATTGCGTTTCCTTGCCGATTCATTCTCCAGTTCAAGTTAAAGTCGCCTCTAACGTCCCTCACGCTTCTTCCGTCTCGATAGAGCCGGACACTGAGGATGATTGGGAAATTCTGGAACTTAATTCTGAACAAGCTGAAGCTCAAATTCTCAATCAG GTTAGGATTGTTCATGAAGGGATGAGGTTTCCTTTGCGTTTGAATGGTCACACTGTTATCACATTCCATGTTGCTTCTGTTTTCCCCAAGAATGCGGTGG TACAACTCATGCCAGGAACTGAAGTTGATGTTGCTCCAAAGACACGCAAAAGAAATTCAGATTCGCCAGGAGATTCACATGTAGGTTCCAATAGTGAAGAGCATACTGCAAAGATGCTGCTTCGTTTACAGGAACCAAATGATTTATGCCGTACGAGTACTCATGTCAAAGGTGTTGAGCTTCATGTAGGGCTTACTCCGGTTGCTTTTGTTCATCCAGAAACAGCCAAGCGCTTCTCATTTAACATGCTTCAGTTGGTCTCCATAGTGCCAAGAGTATTATCCAAAGAGAATGTTAAAAATTCCAGAACCAAATCAAACATTATGAAAGCCAAAGGTAGTTCAGCTGTTAATCAAGTTGAGAATGGAGATACCGACAACAAGGAAAATCGACAAGCAATTGTTCATCTGTTGATTTCAGAATCTGTGGCTAAAGGACATGTAATGCTAGCTAAGTCTCTTCGCCTTTATTTGAGAGCTAGCCTGCATTCAT GGGTTTATTTGAAGGCATGTGATGTTATTTTGGAAAAAAACATTCCTTCCATTTCTCTTTCTCCTTGTCGATTCAAACTGTTAAGGCAGGAGAGCACTGTTGTGAAAGATGGTCTAGATGATTTTCACGGCCACAGGAATCACATTGATGGAAAATTGCATGGAAAAGCTACTTCAGGTGTCTTTTTGGATACCCTAAATTGGTCGATCCACAATGAAGTTGTTGCAGCTCTCTCTGATGAATCTAGTAACAAAGCAGACGAAGAGGTTGCAAACCAATCTCAGAATCAAAAGGGATTACAAAATCTTGTACGACTATGGTATATTGCCCAGCTTGAGGCAATTACTTCCATTACGGGGGTGGAAGTTAATTCATTGGTTATCGGTAGTAAAACTTTGCTTCATTTTGAATTAAGCTGTTACAAGATTGGGAGTGATGAGAAGCTTCAGCTGACTTCTTCAGAAAACATCGGCAAGACAGTTGAAATGTTATTTTTATTGACCTTTGGTGAAGAAGATCTGCATCATGGGAAACTTAATGCATATGAAGTTTCACTTGGTGGAAAACTCAATAACATCAACATTGAGGATCTGAAGCTTTTTGAAAGAGTGAAATTGGGTGATCCTGTTTCTCTTCGTTTTATGGAAGACAGAGCCTCCAAAGACCACATTAGTTCAAATGTATCTTTCCTTGGCTGGATGGAGAAAACTGCTTCTGATGTTATCAATA GGATGTTGGTATTGTTATCTTCAGCATGTGGTTTGTGGTTTGGCTCATGCAACCTGCCACTTCCCGGACATGTTCTAATATATGGACCTCCG GGCTCTGGGAAAACTATACTAGCAATGAATGTGGCAAAATCCCTTGAGAATCGTGAAGACATCTTAGCGCACAT AATTAGTGTTTCCTGCTCAAAACTTGCTTTGGAGAAGGTCCCAATTATTCGCCAAGAACTTGCAAACCATATAACTGAAGCTATAAACCATGCACCTTCTGTTGTCATCTTTGATGATCTTGACAGTATAATTTCTACCCCTGATTCCGAAGGATCTCAGCCATCAATGTCTGTTGCTGGACTCACAGATTTTCTTGCTGACATTATGGATGAATATGGG GAGAAGAGGCGGAAATCATGTGGATTTGGACCAATAGCTTTCATAGCAACCATACAGTCCCTAGAGAATATGCCACAATCTTTGAGCTCTTCAG GACGATTTGACTTTCACATTAAGCTGCCTGCTCCTGCAGCTTCTGAGCGAAAGGCCATGTTGAAGCATATAATACAAAGGCGGCACTTGCAATGTAATGATGACATCCTACTTGATGTGGCTGTAAAATGTGATGGTTATGATGGCTATGATCTG GAAATATTAGTTGACAGAACTGTCCATGCTGCTGTTCGCCGTTTTCTGCCATCTAATGCCATTTATGAGCACGAGGGTCCTGCTTTAGTACAGGAGGATTTCTCTTTGGCAATGCATGATTTTCTCCCGGTTTCAATGCGTGACATCACAAAGTCCGTTTCTGATGATGGCCGTTCTGGATGGGACGATGTTGGTGGTCTTGTTGATATTCGAAATGCTATTAAAGAG ATGATAGAATTGCCATCAAAGTTTCCAAAAACTTTTGCACAAGCACCATTAAGGTTGCGGTCAAATATCCTTTTGTATGGTCCTCCTGGTTGTGGCAAAACTCACATAGTCGGTGCTGCTGCGGCTGCTTCTTCACTTCGATTCATATCAGTGAAAGGTCCAGAACTGTTGAACAAATATATTGGTGCTTCAGAACAAGCT GTTAGAGATATATTCTCCAAAGCAGCTGCTGCAGCACCGTGCCTACTTTtttttgatgaatttgattcTATTGCTCCTAAGAGAGGGCACGACAATACTGGAGTAACTGATCGTGTTGTCAATCAA TTTTTGACAGAGTTAGACGGTGTTGAGATTTTAGCTGGTGTTTTTGTGTTTGCTGCAACCAG TAGACCCGACTTACTGGATGCGGCACTCTTGAGACCGGGTAGGTTAGATCGTCTTCTATTTTGTGACTTTCCATCATGGCATGAGAGATTGGAAATTCTTACAGTACTTTCTAAAAAG